One Capsicum annuum cultivar UCD-10X-F1 chromosome 2, UCD10Xv1.1, whole genome shotgun sequence genomic window carries:
- the LOC107858736 gene encoding SPX domain-containing protein 4, which yields MKFGKEFSIHLEETLPEWRDKYLCYKPLKKLLKHIPPSSVADNPPPPAPPPVPAELQDWFIRILNEELEKFNDFYVDKEEDFIIRFQELKERIERVKEKGGQDGVLATDNEFSEEMMSIRKDFVSIHGEMVLLKNYSSLNFAGLVKILKKYDKRTGGLLRLPFTQVALHQPIFTTEPLTRLVRECEDNLEVLFPLEAEVVELAAPAGEQVGATSSYASNVLPDTTFPPVEENGDIYRSTLAAIKAIQGLKKASSTYNPLSFSSISGNQDNDSPGAITAEDSDSDSLVASQSGDEKNQEVSSSPK from the exons ATGAAATTTGGGAAAGAATTTAGCATCCATTTAGAAGAAACCCTACCTGAATGGAGAGACAAATACTTGTGTTACAAGCCTTTGAAGAAGCTTCTCAAACACATTCCTCCTTCTTCCGTCGCCGATAATCCTCCTCCTCCTGCTCCTCCGCCGGTGCCGGCAGAGCTGCAGGATTGGTTTATTAGAATTCTCAATGAGGAACTCGAAAAGTTCAACGATTTCTACGTCGATAAAGAAGAAGACTTCATTATCCGCTTTCAG GAGCTGAAGGAAAGAATAGAACGTGTGAAGGAGAAGGGTGGCCAAGATGGAGTTCTTGCAACAGACAATGAATTCAGTGAAGAAATGATGAGCATCCGTAAAGACTTTGTTTCCATACATGGGGAGATGGTTCTTCTGAAAAATTATAGCTCATTAAATTTTGCAG GACTTGTTAAGATCTTGAAGAAGTATGACAAACGAACTGGGGGATTGCTGCGTCTGCCTTTTACACAGGTTGCTCTTCATCAGCCGATCTTTACTACGGAGCCTCTAACGAGACTAGTCCGTGAGTGTGAGGATAATCTTGAGGTCCTATTTCCTTTGGAAGCAGAAGTTGTTGAATTAGCTGCCCCTGCAGGTGAACAGGTGGGAGCAACTTCATCTTATGCTTCCAATGTTCTCCCAGATACAACATTTCCACCGGTGGAAGAAAATGGGGATATATACAGAAGCACACTAGCTGCAATAAAAGCCATTCAGGGACTAAAGAAGGCAAGCTCAACATATAACCCGCTGTCATTTTCATCTATTTCTGGAAACCAAGATAATGACAGCCCAGGTGCTATAACAGCAGAAGACTCCGATTCTGACTCATTGGTTGCCTCTCAGAGTGGTGATGAGAAGAATCAGGAGGTTTCCAGTTCACCAAAATAG